In Kitasatospora sp. NA04385, a single genomic region encodes these proteins:
- a CDS encoding ABC transporter permease, with protein sequence MLLAGWQLVVRLQVWPRALVPSPGEVWHQLVLASTVHDGVRGYSGHLLGEHLAASLRRIAQGTGWAVLFGTALGLAIGTLRPVAVVLEPAVTFLRTLPPLAYLSLLVIWFGIDESPKVWLLLIAALPPVAAATAAAVRGVPRDLLEAARALGAGRWSLLGGVVLPAALPEILTGVRIAVGVAYTSVVAAETINGVPGIGGMIRDAQRYNQTAVVLAGIITIGLSGIVLDGLLKAVERIAVPWRGRS encoded by the coding sequence GTGCTGCTGGCCGGCTGGCAGCTGGTCGTCCGGCTCCAGGTCTGGCCGCGGGCGCTGGTGCCCTCGCCGGGCGAGGTGTGGCACCAGCTCGTGCTGGCCTCCACCGTGCACGACGGCGTCCGCGGATACAGCGGCCACCTGCTCGGCGAGCACCTCGCCGCCAGCCTGCGCCGGATCGCCCAGGGCACCGGCTGGGCCGTCCTGTTCGGCACCGCGCTCGGCCTGGCGATCGGCACCCTGCGGCCCGTCGCCGTGGTGCTGGAGCCCGCCGTCACCTTCCTGCGCACCCTGCCGCCGCTGGCCTACCTGAGCCTGCTGGTCATCTGGTTCGGCATCGACGAGTCGCCCAAGGTCTGGCTGCTGCTGATCGCCGCGCTGCCGCCGGTCGCCGCCGCCACCGCCGCCGCCGTCCGCGGGGTGCCCCGCGACCTGCTGGAGGCCGCCCGGGCGCTCGGCGCGGGCCGCTGGTCGCTGCTCGGCGGCGTGGTGCTGCCCGCCGCGCTGCCGGAGATCCTCACCGGCGTGCGGATCGCCGTCGGCGTCGCCTACACCTCGGTGGTGGCCGCCGAGACCATCAACGGCGTGCCCGGCATCGGCGGCATGATCCGCGACGCCCAGCGCTACAACCAGACCGCCGTCGTGCTCGCCGGGATCATCACCATCGGCCTGTCCGGCATCGTCCTGGACGGCCTGCTCAAGGCCGTCGAACGGATCGCCGTGCCCTGGCGCGGACGATCCTGA
- a CDS encoding LLM class flavin-dependent oxidoreductase, which produces MPASTPVFHWFLPTGGDGRDPGGVTAVQGRTGAATRRPADVGYLAQVARAAEQAGFTALLAPVGLGCVDPWILATALTQHTSRIGFLVAFRAGFASPTLLAQQADSFRRLAGGRLRLNVVTGGDPAEQRAYGDHLAHDERYARTDEVMAALRDLLDGKRVDHRGEHLHLADAGLVDPAVEHPVPLYFGGASPAAEQVAARRADVQLLWGEPPSAIGERITRLRAIAAGQGRALRYGLRLHVISRDTAEQAWAEADRILSGIDPAAVRASQARFAAMDSTGQARMTALHGGGTATARDLLVAPNLWAGIGLVREGAGTALVGSHDEVAARLAEYRALGVGEFILSGYPHLEEAYRIGEEVVPRVRALVAEQDAEQDAERNAEQDAERGAA; this is translated from the coding sequence GTGCCTGCCAGCACCCCCGTGTTCCACTGGTTCCTGCCCACCGGCGGCGACGGCCGCGACCCCGGCGGCGTCACCGCCGTGCAGGGCCGCACCGGCGCCGCGACCCGCCGGCCCGCCGACGTCGGCTACCTGGCGCAGGTGGCCCGGGCCGCCGAGCAGGCCGGGTTCACCGCCCTGCTCGCGCCGGTCGGCCTCGGCTGCGTCGACCCGTGGATCCTGGCCACCGCGCTCACCCAGCACACCAGCCGGATCGGCTTCCTGGTCGCCTTCCGGGCCGGCTTCGCCAGCCCCACCCTGCTCGCCCAACAGGCCGACTCCTTCCGCCGGTTGGCCGGCGGCCGGCTCCGGCTGAACGTGGTCACCGGCGGCGACCCCGCCGAACAGCGCGCCTACGGCGACCACCTGGCCCACGACGAGCGCTACGCCCGCACCGACGAGGTGATGGCCGCGCTGCGCGACCTGCTGGACGGCAAGCGCGTCGACCACCGCGGCGAGCACCTGCACCTCGCCGACGCCGGGCTGGTCGACCCCGCGGTCGAGCACCCCGTCCCGCTGTACTTCGGCGGCGCCTCGCCCGCCGCCGAACAGGTCGCCGCCCGCCGCGCCGACGTCCAACTGCTGTGGGGCGAACCGCCGTCCGCGATCGGCGAGCGGATCACCCGGCTGCGCGCGATCGCCGCCGGGCAGGGCCGCGCGCTGCGCTACGGGCTGCGGCTGCACGTGATCAGCCGCGACACCGCCGAGCAGGCCTGGGCCGAGGCCGACCGGATCCTGTCCGGCATCGACCCGGCGGCCGTCCGGGCCAGCCAGGCCCGGTTCGCCGCCATGGACTCCACCGGCCAGGCCCGGATGACCGCCCTGCACGGCGGCGGCACCGCCACCGCCCGGGACCTGCTGGTCGCCCCCAACCTGTGGGCCGGGATCGGCCTGGTCCGGGAGGGTGCCGGCACCGCCCTGGTCGGCTCGCACGACGAGGTCGCCGCCCGGCTCGCCGAGTACCGGGCCCTGGGCGTCGGGGAGTTCATCCTCTCCGGCTACCCGCACCTGGAGGAGGCGTACCGGATCGGCGAGGAGGTCGTCCCCCGGGTGCGCGCGCTCGTCGCCGAGCAGGACGCCGAGCAGGACGCCGAGCGGAACGCCGAGCAGGACGCCGAGCGGGGTGCGGCGTGA
- a CDS encoding aldo/keto reductase, producing MRYRILGGTGIEVSAYCLGTMMLGAVGNPDHREGVRLVHTALDAGINFVDTADMYSAGESEEIVGEALQGRRDDVVLATKVHFPMGEGPNRGGNSRRWILRAVEDSLRRLRTDRIDLYQVHRPDHRTDVEETLSVLGDLVRAGKIQAFGCSTFPAEEIVEAHGVAERRALPRFRTEQPPYSLLARGVESSVLPVARRHGMGVLTWAPLASGFLTGRYRRGGAVDLSSGRAALTPHRFDPALPENVRKLEAVERFVELADGIGCTLPELAVAFPLAHPAVTSVILGPRTVDQLTGLLKGAALTLDDAVLDRIDGIVPPGTDLYRPDGAWRSPHLDPAARRRPAAERAAADDGDA from the coding sequence ATGCGTTACCGGATTCTCGGCGGCACCGGCATCGAGGTGAGCGCGTACTGCCTGGGCACGATGATGCTCGGTGCGGTCGGCAACCCGGACCACCGCGAGGGCGTGCGGCTCGTGCACACCGCGCTGGACGCCGGGATCAACTTCGTCGACACCGCCGACATGTACTCGGCGGGCGAGTCCGAGGAGATCGTCGGCGAGGCCCTGCAGGGGCGGCGGGACGACGTGGTGCTGGCCACCAAGGTGCACTTCCCGATGGGCGAGGGGCCCAACCGGGGCGGCAACTCGCGGCGCTGGATCCTGCGGGCGGTGGAGGACAGCCTGCGGCGGCTGCGCACCGACCGGATCGACCTCTACCAGGTGCACCGGCCCGACCACCGCACCGACGTCGAGGAGACCCTGTCGGTGCTGGGCGACCTCGTCCGGGCGGGCAAGATCCAGGCGTTCGGCTGCTCGACCTTCCCGGCCGAGGAGATCGTCGAGGCGCACGGGGTCGCGGAGCGCCGGGCGCTGCCCCGGTTCCGCACCGAGCAGCCGCCGTACTCGCTGCTGGCCCGGGGCGTGGAGTCCTCGGTGCTGCCGGTGGCCCGCCGCCACGGCATGGGCGTGCTGACCTGGGCGCCGCTCGCCTCGGGCTTCCTGACCGGCCGTTACCGCCGGGGCGGCGCGGTCGACCTGAGCAGCGGACGGGCCGCGCTGACCCCGCACCGCTTCGACCCGGCGCTGCCGGAGAACGTCCGCAAGCTGGAGGCGGTCGAGCGGTTCGTCGAGCTGGCCGACGGGATCGGCTGCACGCTGCCCGAACTCGCCGTCGCCTTCCCGCTCGCCCACCCGGCCGTCACCTCGGTGATCCTCGGGCCCCGGACGGTCGACCAGCTGACCGGCCTGCTGAAGGGCGCCGCGCTCACCCTGGACGACGCCGTCCTGGACCGGATCGACGGGATCGTCCCGCCCGGCACCGACCTCTACCGGCCGGACGGCGCCTGGCGCTCCCCGCACCTCGACCCGGCCGCCCGCCGCCGCCCGGCCGCCGAGCGGGCCGCCGCCGACGACGGGGACGCCTGA
- a CDS encoding ABC transporter ATP-binding protein, whose protein sequence is MDVTVRYQARGRRAGRAVTAVSDVSLTIGEGEFTVLVGPSGCGKTTLLRVVAGFETAAGGRALVHGAPPRPGHGTGLVFQQPRLFPWRTVGGNLAFALARHGLPRAERAARTAELLDLVGLSGYAGRRTWELSGGQQQRVAIARALAGRPRLLLLDEPFAALDALTRERLQEELRTLTARSGTAVLFVTHSVDEAVLLGSRVLVMAADPGRVVADLPVDLPRDAATDPAALRGTPEFARLRGELSRTLREAATPH, encoded by the coding sequence GTGGACGTCACGGTCCGCTACCAGGCGCGCGGGCGGCGCGCCGGGCGGGCGGTGACCGCCGTCTCGGACGTCTCGCTGACCATCGGGGAGGGCGAGTTCACCGTCCTGGTCGGCCCGTCCGGCTGCGGCAAGACCACCCTGCTGCGGGTGGTCGCCGGGTTCGAGACCGCCGCCGGGGGACGGGCGCTGGTGCACGGCGCGCCGCCCCGGCCCGGGCACGGCACCGGGCTGGTGTTCCAGCAGCCGCGGCTGTTCCCGTGGCGCACCGTCGGCGGCAACCTGGCCTTCGCGCTCGCCCGGCACGGCCTGCCGCGCGCCGAACGGGCCGCCCGCACCGCCGAGTTGCTCGACCTGGTCGGCCTGTCCGGCTACGCCGGGCGGCGCACCTGGGAGCTGTCCGGCGGCCAGCAGCAGCGGGTCGCCATCGCCCGGGCGCTGGCCGGGCGGCCCCGGCTGCTGCTGCTCGACGAGCCGTTCGCCGCCCTGGACGCGCTCACCCGCGAACGCCTCCAGGAGGAACTGCGCACCCTCACCGCCCGGTCCGGCACCGCCGTCCTGTTCGTCACCCACTCCGTGGACGAGGCGGTGCTGCTCGGCTCCCGCGTCCTGGTGATGGCCGCCGACCCCGGCCGGGTGGTCGCCGACCTGCCCGTCGACCTGCCCCGCGACGCCGCGACCGACCCGGCCGCGCTGCGCGGCACCCCCGAGTTCGCCCGGCTGCGCGGCGAGCTCTCCCGCACCCTGCGGGAGGCCGCCACGCCGCACTGA
- a CDS encoding ABC transporter substrate-binding protein — translation MNRRIALRAAATAAAAVLLTATAACSSSGSGGSGGKGRTTVRIAYQEIPNADLVVKDKRLLEQALPDADVKWVKFDSGGDVNTAVLAGSVDLGLAGSSPVTKGLSAPLNIPYKVLWVHDLIGENEALVARGGITSVEQLVGKKVATPFGSTSHYSLLAALQAAGVDPAKVNVIDLQPQDALAAWKRGDIDAAYTWTPTLTELEKDGKVLVTSRQLAEQGKRTADLGVVTDAFAQAHPEIVTAWLKAEDQAVKLAKNDPEQAAASIAKELNLSPADALAQLKQLVLLTAAEQAGPDYLGKPGAPGRLADNLHDAAVFLKGQQKIDAVPDAAVFAKALAVEELARAAG, via the coding sequence GTGAACCGTCGCATCGCCCTGCGCGCCGCCGCCACCGCTGCCGCCGCCGTCCTGCTGACCGCCACCGCCGCCTGCTCCAGTTCCGGATCGGGCGGATCCGGCGGCAAGGGCAGAACCACCGTCCGGATCGCCTACCAGGAGATACCCAACGCCGACCTGGTGGTGAAGGACAAGCGGCTGCTGGAGCAGGCGCTGCCCGACGCCGACGTCAAGTGGGTGAAGTTCGACTCCGGCGGCGACGTCAACACCGCCGTGCTGGCCGGCTCGGTCGACCTCGGCCTGGCCGGCTCCAGTCCCGTCACCAAGGGCCTGTCCGCGCCGCTGAACATCCCGTACAAGGTGCTCTGGGTGCACGACCTGATCGGCGAGAACGAGGCCCTGGTCGCCCGCGGCGGCATCACCTCGGTCGAGCAGCTGGTCGGGAAGAAGGTCGCCACCCCGTTCGGCTCCACCTCGCACTACTCGCTGCTCGCCGCCCTCCAGGCGGCCGGTGTCGACCCGGCGAAGGTCAACGTCATCGACCTCCAGCCGCAGGACGCGCTGGCCGCCTGGAAGCGCGGCGACATCGACGCCGCCTACACCTGGACGCCCACCCTCACCGAGCTGGAGAAGGACGGCAAGGTGCTGGTGACCAGCCGCCAGCTCGCCGAGCAGGGCAAGCGCACCGCCGACCTCGGCGTGGTCACCGACGCCTTCGCCCAGGCCCACCCCGAGATCGTCACCGCCTGGCTGAAGGCCGAGGACCAGGCCGTCAAGCTCGCCAAGAACGACCCGGAGCAGGCCGCCGCCTCGATCGCCAAGGAGCTCAACCTCAGCCCCGCCGACGCGCTCGCCCAGCTCAAGCAGCTCGTCCTGCTCACCGCCGCCGAACAGGCCGGGCCCGACTACCTGGGCAAGCCCGGCGCGCCCGGCAGGCTCGCCGACAACCTGCACGACGCCGCGGTGTTCCTGAAGGGCCAGCAGAAGATCGACGCGGTGCCCGACGCCGCGGTGTTCGCCAAGGCGCTGGCCGTCGAGGAGCTGGCCCGTGCCGCCGGCTGA